A part of Biomphalaria glabrata chromosome 3, xgBioGlab47.1, whole genome shotgun sequence genomic DNA contains:
- the LOC106059107 gene encoding uncharacterized protein LOC106059107 gives MLLSIFLLANFLLRVTVEAQSGKNDEYLGVCDQPWLPAYSHDHRGVASLGSLNNLQNQLLNGYMVRVQFSTKEFLITLDLEDFTFKGMHVCGSATYLFSDNGTHIETDPDWLPTLVCTNGEVSRINFTSANWTSPVGLIDVELDGEIWWFTKPTQSSKEPIYSQFIDGSTASGSLTKLLRYAKWSELRANMRDRGFAFVLKNQKIYNDEVVTAQSLNHYSLRYTKTSVKFNEEPYYSWIASWSTNGRRDVSRWYLTNSTQYKHNNDYVSLDWFGDECWRKVYSTDVDGFSLHGSLEELMSMIKLGHRVRVYFNGYNLKVNGIRVLKGMVIAQTIEEFGRRGNYSAYDATFFDARVKIIFRLIHSTGKVKTFAYYYDNFGPVNTRDNEQSEKFPIDWVVDTRPWKKVLRTDAFGTATFGYTTDLETANTMGCSVRLNIEQDELGGQFFTEADNVRYNIAEQQIFAQALKHVSDQRSPGVDEYTLQSNVFRWSLMVSSNGVVAMNARHLSSRNHLYDAISPATNVTWFINC, from the exons ATGTTGTTATCTATATTTCTGTTGGCCAACTTTCTCTTGAGAGTTACAGTTGAAGCCCAATCTGGGAAAAATGACGAATATTTGG GTGTTTGTGATCAGCCTTGGCTTCCTGCTTACAGCCACGACCACAGGGGCGTCGCCAGCCTGGGTTCATTGAACAACTTACAAAACCAATTATTGAATGGTTACATGGTCAGGGTTCAATTCTCCACCAAAGAGTTTCTTATTACATTAGACCTGGAGGACTTTACCTTTAAAGGCAT GCATGTTTGTGGAAGTGCTACCTACCTCTTCTCCGACAACGGTACTCACATCGAGACTGACCCGGACTGGCTACCTACCTTAGTCTGCACCAATGGGGAG GTGAGTCGAATCAACTTCACTTCTGCCAATTGGACGTCCCCAGTCGGATTAATTGACGTGGAACTGGACGGCGAGATTTGGTGGTTCACGAAACCAACGCAGTCGAGTAAAGAGCCCATCTACTCGCAGTTCATTGATGGATCCACAGCCTCGGGCTCTCTAACCAAA TTGCTGCGCTACGCCAAGTGGTCAGAGCTCAGGGCCAACATGAGGGACAGGGGCTTTGCTTTTGTCCTTAAGAACCAGAAGATTTACAACGATGAAGTGGTGACAGCCCAAAGCCTCAACCACTACAGTCTGCGATACACTAAAACATCGGTCAAA TTCAACGAAGAGCCCTATTATTCTTGGATAGCCTCCTGGTCAACCAATGGGAGGAGGGATGTCTCTCGGTGGTACCTCACCAACTCCACCCAGTACAAGCACAACAATGATTACGTCTCCTTGGACTGGTTCGGGGACGAATGCTGGCGGAAGGTCTACTCCACAGACGTGGACGGCTTCAGCTTACATGGATCGTTGGAAGAGCTCATGTCCATGATTAAATTAGGTCATAGG GTACGTGTCTACTTCAACGGCTACAACCTGAAGGTCAACGGGATTCGAGTCTTGAAAGGTATGGTCATCGCTCAGACGATTGAAGAGTTCGGAAGGAGGGGAAATTACTCAGCTTACGATGCCACCTTCTTCGACGCCAGGGTGAAGATCATCTTCCGGCTAATTCACTCCACCGGCAAG GTCAAGACTTTCGCGTACTACTACGACAACTTTGGTCCGGTGAATACAAGAGACAACGAACAAAGTGAAAAGTTTCCTATTGACTGGGTGGTGGACACTCGACCCTGGAAGAAG GTGCTGAGAACTGACGCATTTGGAACGGCCACATTTGGTTATACCACAGACCTGGAGACGGCAAACACGATGGGATGCAGCGTCCGGCTGAACATCGAACAGGACGAGTTAGGCGGTCAGTTCTTCACTGAGGCGGACAACGTGCGTTACAATATTGCAGAACAACAG ATCTTCGCCCAGGCCTTGAAACATGTCAGTGACCAGAGGTCACCTGGTGTCGACGAGTACACTTTACAGAGCAATGTCTTCCGCTGGTCACTCATGGTCAGCTCAAACGGTGTTGTCGCCATGAACGCCAGGCACCTGAGCTCCCGAAACCACTTGTACGACGCCATCTCCCCGGCAACCAATGTCACGTGGTTCATCAACTGTTAA